A genomic segment from Vibrio panuliri encodes:
- a CDS encoding L,D-transpeptidase family protein, which produces MLRKLLILCSCFSASVWATSYQLPPEGSNIVGRIQFHQIEKGESMADIAKQYDVGFLSLMAANQGVDPFLPSEGYVLTIPTQVILPHVEHEGIVINLAELRLYYFDPAEDQVHIFPVGIGRVGRDTPEMVTKISQKRPNPTWTPPKSIRKEYAAKGIELPAVVPAGPDNPLGEYALRLAHGAGDYLIHGTNKDFGIGMRVSAGCIRMDPKDIEWLFQQVELGVKVTVINEPVKVTLEPDRSVYLEAHEPLTRSDGSKKVLGVPEELKWWLQAMDKPDAKARAAILAQNGVPVEIVEPHSFDTDEIF; this is translated from the coding sequence ATGCTGCGTAAGCTGCTCATACTGTGTAGTTGTTTTAGTGCCTCTGTTTGGGCAACAAGTTACCAATTGCCGCCGGAAGGCAGCAATATTGTCGGCAGAATCCAGTTTCACCAGATTGAGAAAGGTGAAAGCATGGCGGATATTGCTAAGCAATATGACGTTGGTTTTTTGAGTCTGATGGCAGCCAACCAAGGTGTTGACCCTTTCCTTCCTTCTGAAGGGTATGTACTTACGATTCCCACACAAGTGATTTTGCCGCATGTCGAGCATGAAGGCATCGTGATTAACCTAGCAGAATTGCGCCTCTACTATTTTGACCCTGCGGAGGATCAAGTGCATATCTTCCCTGTTGGTATTGGGCGTGTTGGGCGTGATACGCCAGAAATGGTGACGAAAATTAGCCAGAAACGTCCCAATCCAACTTGGACGCCGCCTAAGTCAATTCGCAAAGAGTACGCCGCAAAAGGCATAGAGCTGCCAGCTGTTGTACCCGCAGGGCCAGACAATCCGTTGGGAGAGTATGCACTGCGTCTAGCTCATGGTGCTGGGGATTATTTGATCCACGGAACGAACAAAGATTTTGGGATTGGTATGCGAGTCAGTGCTGGCTGCATTCGAATGGATCCTAAAGATATTGAGTGGTTATTTCAGCAAGTCGAACTCGGCGTGAAGGTGACGGTTATTAATGAGCCGGTCAAAGTGACGCTAGAGCCAGATAGAAGCGTCTATTTAGAAGCCCATGAACCCCTCACTCGTAGTGATGGCAGTAAAAAAGTATTGGGTGTCCCTGAAGAGCTTAAGTGGTGGTTGCAAGCGATGGATAAGCCTGATGCCAAAGCCCGTGCGGCGATTTTGGCTCAAAATGGCGTTCCTGTTGAGATTGTCGAGCCCCATAGCTTTGATACGGATGAGATTTTTTAG
- a CDS encoding YitT family protein gives MDTDHSPYENLLALMVGSGLVSLGIIFFNKVGLLTGGTAGLAIFITKVTDFSFGQVFFALNLPFYYLSFTRMGWRFTLNTFVAVLIVSAASDYLHYVIELKQINEVYAALIGGALIGTGLLVIFRHKMSLGGFNILALFLQERFGIRAGKVQMALDCSIVVMSLFIVHWGLIVLSVIGAIVTNLILAMNHKPGRYQPQAN, from the coding sequence ATGGACACCGATCACTCTCCGTATGAAAACTTATTAGCACTAATGGTTGGCAGCGGACTGGTTTCATTAGGAATCATCTTCTTTAATAAAGTTGGCTTGCTAACCGGTGGTACGGCTGGCTTAGCGATTTTCATTACCAAAGTTACCGATTTTAGTTTCGGACAAGTCTTCTTCGCCCTTAATCTTCCGTTTTATTACCTCTCTTTCACGCGAATGGGATGGCGTTTTACCCTCAATACGTTTGTGGCAGTGCTGATTGTGTCAGCGGCTTCTGATTACTTACATTACGTAATTGAACTCAAGCAAATTAACGAAGTGTATGCAGCCTTGATTGGTGGTGCTTTAATTGGCACGGGATTATTAGTTATTTTCCGTCACAAGATGAGTTTAGGTGGTTTCAATATATTAGCGCTATTTCTACAAGAGCGGTTTGGTATACGTGCCGGCAAAGTTCAGATGGCACTTGATTGCAGTATTGTGGTGATGTCGTTGTTTATTGTGCACTGGGGCTTAATTGTCTTGTCGGTGATTGGTGCGATTGTGACGAATTTGATTTTGGCCATGAACCACAAACCTGGTCGATATCAACCTCAAGCGAATTGA
- a CDS encoding LysR family transcriptional regulator: protein MGNNLDIQSIFVLVKMHELRNVKLVADALGKTSSAVSKILSKLKVHFEDPLFVQTRNGFEPTTFIETNIDHFENILSTFDSIQHTDFDPQTLKQEIILYGHALFWDNFGDKLYLALRKEAPHAKFSMRQWNLEARTRLIEGENSVLFGIYDETLPQVIHQRALCHISPAFYVRNDHPAQSFEELKQFPFVITRNPGWHDVRYPLFERLASLGHRITADVEVENTLTIENIVTNSDHFSFTMSRVIPKNCRAIGLPLTNLNLHCVMSYHRAKQNDPQKSWLYSVGERVLSELSD from the coding sequence ATGGGAAACAATTTAGATATTCAGAGTATTTTTGTCTTAGTAAAGATGCATGAGTTGCGAAACGTCAAGTTGGTGGCGGACGCCCTAGGAAAAACATCGAGTGCGGTAAGTAAAATTTTATCGAAGCTCAAAGTGCATTTTGAAGATCCTCTTTTTGTTCAAACCCGCAATGGCTTTGAACCCACCACTTTTATTGAGACAAACATTGATCATTTTGAAAATATCCTTTCGACGTTTGACTCAATTCAACATACTGACTTCGACCCGCAAACACTAAAACAAGAAATCATACTGTATGGTCACGCACTGTTTTGGGATAACTTTGGTGACAAGCTCTATTTAGCACTGCGCAAAGAAGCGCCCCACGCCAAGTTTTCAATGCGTCAATGGAACTTAGAAGCCCGAACCCGTTTAATCGAAGGGGAAAACTCGGTACTGTTTGGGATTTATGACGAAACCTTACCTCAAGTGATCCATCAACGCGCACTGTGTCATATCTCGCCGGCATTTTATGTACGCAATGACCATCCGGCACAAAGCTTTGAAGAACTGAAACAGTTCCCTTTTGTGATCACCCGTAACCCTGGCTGGCATGATGTCCGCTACCCACTATTTGAGCGACTCGCAAGTCTAGGTCATCGCATCACTGCAGATGTGGAAGTAGAGAACACCTTGACGATAGAAAATATCGTCACTAACTCGGATCATTTCTCTTTTACAATGTCGCGTGTTATCCCAAAAAACTGTCGAGCGATTGGGCTTCCGCTCACAAATTTGAACCTTCACTGCGTAATGAGCTATCACAGAGCGAAGCAAAATGACCCACAAAAATCATGGTTATACAGTGTAGGCGAACGAGTTCTTAGCGAGCTATCTGATTGA
- the catB gene encoding type B chloramphenicol O-acetyltransferase, with product MTNYFDSPFAGKPIQDQITNPNIIVGKHSYYSGYYHQHSFDDCARYLMPDRDDVDKLIIGSYCSIGSGAAFIMAGNQGHRHDWATTFPFFYQDNPLFAGANDAFERAGDTIIGNDVWIGSEAMIMPGVKIGDGAVIASRALVTKDVEPYSIVASNPAKHIRYRFEQAEITMLLAMQWWNWPDELIKQAMPLLCSKDIQGLHQLWLNQLPA from the coding sequence ATGACTAATTACTTTGATAGCCCGTTCGCTGGCAAGCCGATTCAAGATCAAATTACCAATCCCAACATTATTGTTGGTAAGCACAGTTACTACTCTGGTTACTACCACCAGCACAGTTTTGATGATTGTGCTCGCTACCTAATGCCTGATCGTGATGATGTGGATAAGCTCATTATTGGCAGCTACTGCTCTATTGGCTCTGGCGCTGCGTTTATCATGGCTGGCAATCAAGGGCACCGTCATGACTGGGCAACAACATTTCCATTTTTTTATCAGGATAACCCGCTCTTTGCAGGCGCAAATGATGCCTTCGAACGGGCTGGGGACACGATTATTGGCAACGATGTCTGGATTGGCTCTGAAGCGATGATTATGCCCGGCGTCAAAATTGGTGATGGAGCCGTAATTGCCTCTCGTGCGCTGGTAACCAAAGATGTCGAGCCATACTCAATCGTTGCGTCGAATCCAGCCAAACACATTCGTTATCGCTTTGAACAGGCAGAAATCACCATGCTACTCGCTATGCAGTGGTGGAACTGGCCCGATGAATTAATTAAGCAAGCGATGCCTTTGCTGTGCAGTAAAGACATTCAAGGCTTACATCAGCTTTGGTTAAACCAGTTGCCTGCTTAA
- a CDS encoding ABC transporter permease: MILGFVRMKAVMLKEIRQLSRDRITFGMVVMIPLIQLLLFGFAINTDVRNIPIAVVDQSQSAAGRVLTESVRVTQVVEIKQRFATPQQAEQAIQDGSVRAALILPPDLTQRMVQGRELGQWIVDGSDTMISAAILGLQSMPLTDFDFEIKPQVHKTFEVALFYNPSQRSAVNIVPGLLGVILTMTMILFTSAAIVRERERGNLELLITTPIHSIELMVAKIVPYIFVGLIQVGIILGLGHFIFGVPINGALSQILLGTLLFISASLTLGLVISTIASTQLQAMQMTVFILLPSILLSGFMFPYEAMPVAAQWISEVLPATHFMRLIRGIVLRGADLIDLWRDTAWLAGFTVFGLIVASKRFKKSLD, from the coding sequence ATGATCCTCGGTTTTGTGCGAATGAAAGCGGTAATGTTGAAAGAGATTCGCCAACTTTCACGTGATCGCATCACATTTGGTATGGTGGTAATGATCCCGCTTATCCAACTGCTATTGTTTGGATTCGCGATCAATACTGATGTACGTAATATCCCTATCGCCGTTGTTGACCAAAGCCAAAGTGCCGCTGGCCGCGTGTTAACAGAGTCAGTTCGTGTCACTCAAGTCGTGGAGATCAAACAACGTTTCGCAACGCCACAACAAGCCGAACAAGCCATCCAAGATGGTAGCGTTAGAGCTGCGTTGATCTTACCGCCAGACTTAACTCAACGAATGGTGCAAGGGCGCGAGTTAGGGCAATGGATCGTTGATGGCTCAGATACGATGATCAGTGCTGCTATCCTCGGTTTGCAAAGCATGCCGCTGACTGATTTTGATTTTGAAATCAAACCTCAAGTGCATAAAACCTTCGAAGTTGCGCTGTTTTACAACCCAAGCCAGCGCTCAGCGGTCAATATCGTCCCTGGCCTACTTGGAGTGATATTAACCATGACCATGATCCTATTTACCAGCGCCGCCATTGTACGAGAACGGGAACGAGGCAATCTTGAGTTATTGATTACCACCCCTATCCACTCGATAGAGCTGATGGTGGCGAAAATTGTACCCTACATTTTTGTCGGCTTGATCCAAGTTGGGATCATTCTAGGCTTGGGGCATTTTATATTCGGCGTACCGATAAATGGCGCATTAAGCCAAATTCTACTGGGCACCTTGCTGTTTATTTCTGCCAGTTTAACTCTTGGTCTGGTCATCTCAACCATTGCCAGTACCCAGTTGCAAGCGATGCAAATGACGGTCTTTATTTTGCTACCTTCAATCTTGTTGTCTGGTTTTATGTTTCCTTATGAAGCGATGCCCGTTGCAGCACAATGGATATCGGAAGTGTTGCCAGCCACCCACTTTATGCGCTTAATTCGCGGTATTGTCTTGCGGGGTGCTGATTTAATCGACTTGTGGCGCGATACGGCGTGGCTCGCTGGTTTTACAGTATTTGGCTTAATTGTCGCTTCAAAACGCTTTAAAAAATCCCTCGATTAG
- a CDS encoding ABC transporter ATP-binding protein — protein MSEFAIQASNVVKKFGDFTAIEGINLNVPKGSIYGFLGPNGCGKSTTIRVLTGLLSPTSGKVDVLGLQIPKQSELLRLKIGYMTQKFSLYDDLTVEENLQFIGQIFGMPNQALHARINHQLGVYGLDQRRKQRVSGMSGGQKQRLSLAAATMHKPELLFLDEPTSAVDPENRREFWEQLFDLSDQGTTILVTSHYMDEAERCHRLAIMESGLIRADGEPERLMAEMGVNVVEIKAPGLRTLKEMLVQRPQVRSAAQLGVRLRVLIHAHIDQPIQWLANEFPQLANAEMNLARPSLEDVFVTVTGEGRQ, from the coding sequence ATGTCAGAGTTTGCAATTCAAGCCAGCAATGTGGTGAAAAAATTCGGTGACTTTACCGCGATAGAAGGTATTAACCTCAATGTACCTAAAGGCAGTATTTATGGATTTCTTGGTCCTAATGGCTGTGGAAAGTCCACCACAATTCGCGTGCTCACCGGCCTGCTAAGCCCAACCTCAGGTAAAGTGGATGTTCTGGGCCTGCAAATCCCCAAGCAGTCAGAGTTACTGCGACTTAAGATCGGCTATATGACGCAAAAGTTCTCGCTGTATGATGATCTCACCGTTGAAGAGAACCTGCAGTTTATCGGCCAGATCTTTGGTATGCCCAATCAAGCCCTACACGCTCGCATCAATCATCAGCTTGGCGTTTATGGGTTAGATCAGCGCCGCAAGCAGCGGGTTAGCGGTATGAGTGGCGGACAAAAGCAACGCCTATCGCTGGCCGCAGCCACCATGCACAAACCAGAGCTTCTGTTTCTAGATGAACCCACCTCCGCAGTGGATCCTGAAAACCGCCGCGAGTTCTGGGAACAGCTATTTGATCTCAGCGATCAAGGCACCACAATTTTAGTCACCTCCCACTATATGGATGAGGCGGAACGTTGTCATCGTCTAGCGATTATGGAGTCGGGCTTGATCCGTGCTGATGGTGAGCCAGAACGTTTGATGGCAGAAATGGGAGTCAATGTTGTGGAAATTAAAGCGCCAGGATTGCGAACGTTAAAGGAAATGTTGGTGCAAAGACCACAAGTTCGTTCGGCAGCCCAACTCGGTGTTCGCCTGCGAGTATTGATCCACGCCCACATCGATCAGCCAATACAATGGCTGGCTAACGAGTTTCCGCAACTGGCTAACGCTGAGATGAACCTCGCTCGTCCAAGCTTAGAGGATGTGTTTGTCACAGTCACTGGGGAGGGCCGCCAATGA
- a CDS encoding HlyD family secretion protein, with protein sequence MKKYLLSTLLLITLAACTPIEKEKALGTLERDRVTFSATANEIIRELPIKEGSIVGKGDVLVRLDNKNQQALLAHAIAEQAKADAYLLKLTNGERPEDIAAAQARVVRSQAQLTEAQKNYQRKAELVAKKLISQSEKDSALAARDSARAELDSANEEFSKLTAGSRPEDIEQARAALAAAQADVALQQQKLDELTIVATRDGVLDNLPYNLGERVPVNGIVAVVQASQVPYARVYVPANYRVSFTAGKQVKVYVDGVEQAFDGHVRWVSTEPSFTPYYALTEEERSRLMYLAEVDLTEAAVALPSGIAAQVDLSGE encoded by the coding sequence ATGAAAAAATACCTATTAAGCACCCTACTACTCATCACACTCGCCGCTTGCACTCCAATAGAAAAGGAGAAGGCTCTGGGCACATTGGAACGCGATCGCGTGACCTTCTCTGCAACTGCAAATGAAATTATTCGTGAACTGCCGATCAAAGAAGGCAGTATTGTCGGTAAAGGAGACGTTCTCGTCCGTCTTGACAATAAAAATCAACAAGCGCTGCTCGCGCATGCCATTGCCGAACAAGCCAAGGCCGACGCTTACCTTTTAAAACTGACCAATGGTGAACGCCCTGAGGATATTGCTGCAGCGCAGGCTCGTGTCGTTCGTAGCCAAGCACAACTCACTGAAGCACAAAAAAACTATCAACGCAAAGCAGAACTGGTTGCGAAAAAACTGATCAGCCAGTCAGAGAAAGACTCCGCATTAGCCGCACGTGACTCAGCTCGTGCCGAACTGGATTCTGCTAATGAAGAGTTCAGCAAACTCACCGCCGGCTCTCGCCCTGAAGATATTGAACAAGCTAGAGCGGCACTCGCCGCCGCTCAAGCAGATGTCGCTTTGCAACAGCAAAAGCTGGATGAACTGACAATTGTTGCCACTCGAGATGGTGTGCTAGATAACTTGCCTTACAACTTAGGTGAGCGTGTTCCAGTCAACGGCATTGTTGCTGTGGTGCAAGCGAGTCAAGTGCCTTATGCACGAGTCTATGTGCCTGCGAACTATCGTGTCAGCTTTACTGCGGGTAAACAGGTAAAAGTTTATGTGGATGGCGTTGAACAAGCGTTTGATGGGCATGTTCGCTGGGTTTCAACTGAACCATCATTTACACCTTATTACGCACTGACAGAAGAAGAACGCTCACGTCTTATGTACCTCGCAGAGGTGGATTTAACGGAAGCAGCTGTCGCATTGCCTTCCGGAATCGCGGCACAAGTTGACTTGAGCGGGGAATAG
- a CDS encoding class II fumarate hydratase, which translates to MTQQFRIEKDSMGEVKVPAFALYQAQTQRAVDNFHFSQHKMPVAFVQALAHIKQTAAITNAQLGLLEGDIATAIADAAQTIIDGNHLEHFPIDVFQTGSGTSSNMNANEVIATLASVQLGASVSPNDHVNMGQSSNDVVPTAIQISAVLSIENHLLPSLQHLIDRLEDKRQQIGSSIKTGRTHLMDAMPISFDQELGGWQYQIEHAKQAIEQQLKEVRALAQGGTAVGTGINADPRFASAFADNLTQTTRSEFTASPNFFFSLSSQDAVVALSGSLKTAAVAIMKISNDLRWMNSGPLAGLGEIELQGLQPGSSIMPGKVNPVIPEAAAMAAAQVIGNDATITVAGQSGNFQLNVMLPVVAHNVLESIELLANSATALADKAIETFTVREDNLKQALDKNPILVTALNPVIGYLKAADIAKKAYAEGKAIIDVADRETDLDRETLERLLDPTKLTQGGLAE; encoded by the coding sequence ATGACACAGCAATTTCGCATCGAAAAGGACAGCATGGGAGAAGTGAAAGTACCCGCCTTTGCGTTATACCAAGCCCAAACCCAACGTGCCGTCGATAATTTTCACTTTAGCCAACATAAAATGCCTGTCGCGTTTGTTCAAGCACTCGCCCACATTAAGCAAACAGCAGCGATCACCAATGCACAACTTGGCTTACTTGAAGGTGACATTGCCACTGCTATCGCCGACGCCGCGCAAACCATTATTGACGGAAATCATCTAGAACATTTTCCCATTGATGTATTCCAAACAGGTTCTGGAACAAGCTCTAATATGAACGCCAACGAAGTCATCGCCACCTTGGCGAGCGTTCAACTAGGCGCCTCTGTTAGCCCGAACGACCACGTCAATATGGGGCAAAGCAGTAATGATGTGGTTCCCACAGCGATTCAAATTAGCGCCGTACTCTCAATTGAAAATCACCTACTTCCCTCGTTGCAACACCTTATCGACCGTCTTGAAGATAAACGTCAGCAGATCGGCTCTAGTATTAAAACTGGCCGCACCCACCTTATGGATGCAATGCCGATTTCTTTTGATCAAGAGCTAGGCGGTTGGCAATATCAAATTGAACATGCCAAACAAGCTATTGAGCAGCAACTCAAAGAGGTGAGAGCGTTGGCGCAAGGAGGAACGGCTGTCGGTACCGGCATCAACGCTGACCCTCGCTTTGCCAGTGCCTTTGCAGATAACCTCACTCAAACCACTCGAAGTGAGTTTACTGCCAGCCCTAATTTCTTTTTTAGTCTCAGCAGTCAAGATGCCGTTGTGGCACTGTCTGGATCTCTTAAAACTGCCGCTGTAGCGATAATGAAAATCTCTAATGATCTGCGCTGGATGAATTCAGGCCCTCTGGCCGGATTGGGGGAAATTGAACTTCAGGGTTTGCAACCTGGATCTTCGATCATGCCTGGTAAAGTCAACCCAGTGATTCCCGAAGCCGCTGCGATGGCAGCAGCGCAAGTGATTGGCAACGACGCCACAATCACGGTGGCGGGACAATCAGGGAACTTCCAACTTAATGTGATGTTGCCCGTAGTCGCGCACAATGTACTAGAAAGCATTGAATTGCTTGCCAACAGTGCGACGGCATTGGCTGACAAAGCGATTGAAACTTTCACCGTACGTGAGGATAACCTTAAGCAAGCGTTAGACAAGAACCCAATTCTGGTCACTGCGCTCAACCCAGTTATTGGTTACCTCAAAGCAGCTGATATCGCCAAAAAAGCCTACGCGGAAGGCAAAGCCATTATCGACGTAGCCGATAGAGAAACCGATTTAGATAGAGAGACGCTTGAACGCTTGCTTGACCCAACCAAACTCACCCAAGGCGGCTTAGCCGAATAG
- a CDS encoding GNAT family N-acetyltransferase, with amino-acid sequence MKIVEVNRDNLQQVIALQLDDSQKGLVSDNVHSMAQSAVNTSYQPRAAVVDGKVVGFVMYSEWVDAEWAVIPRPREYYIFRVMTDKEHQGKGYGRKMMSMVIEEIRSKNPKSIHIGYCDENKVARSFYQSLGFVEYGRFDWGDIAAKIEYCE; translated from the coding sequence ATGAAAATAGTAGAAGTCAACAGGGACAACTTACAACAAGTTATTGCTTTGCAGTTGGATGATTCTCAAAAGGGCTTAGTGTCTGATAATGTTCATTCCATGGCTCAATCAGCCGTAAACACAAGCTATCAGCCGAGGGCTGCGGTTGTAGACGGAAAAGTTGTTGGGTTTGTGATGTATAGTGAGTGGGTTGATGCCGAATGGGCAGTCATCCCCCGTCCTAGGGAATATTACATTTTCCGTGTTATGACTGATAAAGAGCACCAAGGTAAAGGCTACGGGCGCAAGATGATGAGTATGGTGATAGAGGAAATTCGAAGTAAAAACCCTAAATCAATTCATATCGGCTATTGTGATGAGAACAAAGTGGCCAGAAGCTTCTATCAAAGTCTTGGTTTCGTTGAATATGGACGTTTTGATTGGGGAGATATCGCGGCAAAAATTGAGTACTGCGAATAG
- a CDS encoding HAD family hydrolase produces MNFKAAIFDMDGLLLDTERLCMRVFQQACETLGFPFHQEAYLNIIGRNSTGIQKILLQAYGDDLAPIHNEWKQNYDAITHHQAIDVKEGVIALLEWLKANDIPTVVATSTRRELAEIKLKLAGLDGYFSGLTCGCEVSNGKPDPEIYLLAAQRVGVAPEQCIAFEDSSNGVIAAVSAGMQTYQIPDLVVPNDEIKALGHKIKPSLSIVLEELKAS; encoded by the coding sequence ATGAACTTTAAAGCTGCTATTTTTGATATGGACGGGCTACTACTCGATACTGAACGTCTATGTATGCGTGTTTTCCAACAAGCCTGTGAAACACTGGGATTTCCCTTTCATCAAGAGGCCTACCTAAACATTATTGGGCGTAACTCTACTGGCATTCAAAAGATCCTCTTACAAGCGTACGGTGACGATTTAGCACCGATTCATAACGAGTGGAAGCAAAACTACGATGCCATTACTCATCACCAAGCCATTGACGTGAAAGAAGGAGTTATCGCACTACTTGAATGGCTAAAAGCCAATGATATTCCTACCGTTGTAGCAACCTCAACTCGTCGAGAACTGGCTGAAATTAAGCTAAAACTGGCAGGTTTAGACGGTTATTTTTCGGGGCTAACATGTGGCTGTGAAGTAAGTAATGGTAAGCCCGACCCAGAAATCTATTTACTGGCTGCGCAACGCGTCGGCGTCGCGCCAGAGCAATGTATTGCATTTGAAGATTCATCTAACGGCGTGATCGCAGCCGTTTCCGCTGGCATGCAAACTTACCAGATCCCTGACTTGGTTGTGCCTAATGATGAGATCAAAGCACTCGGTCATAAGATCAAACCTTCTTTATCGATAGTATTGGAAGAACTTAAAGCGAGTTGA
- a CDS encoding NAD(P)-dependent oxidoreductase, with product MESKTVAFIGLGVMGYPMAGYLSKAGYTTRVYNRTFSKAEKWQTEYQGVACQTPKQAAEGCDVVFVCVGNDNDVRSVIYGEEGVLAGLNAGAVLVDHTTTSANLAEELAQEANKQGVAFIDAPVSGGQAGAENGVLTIMCGGEQAVFEQVAPIMDVYAKQSTLLGENGQGQRCKMVNQICIAGVLQGLSEALILAEKSGLDIAQVVDTLKFGAAGSWQMENRASTMAQDKFDFGFAIDWMRKDLGFCLEEAERLGVELPLTKEVDQRYADLQKQGLGRMDTSVLIKSLKN from the coding sequence ATGGAAAGTAAAACCGTTGCTTTTATCGGACTTGGCGTTATGGGATACCCGATGGCAGGCTATTTGAGCAAAGCTGGTTACACAACACGCGTGTACAACCGTACTTTTTCCAAAGCGGAAAAATGGCAGACAGAGTACCAAGGTGTAGCATGCCAAACCCCTAAACAAGCCGCTGAAGGTTGTGATGTTGTGTTTGTATGTGTTGGGAATGATAACGATGTACGCAGCGTCATTTATGGTGAAGAGGGCGTGCTTGCAGGGCTAAATGCAGGGGCTGTGCTGGTGGATCATACGACTACGTCAGCAAATCTTGCTGAAGAACTGGCACAAGAGGCGAACAAGCAAGGTGTCGCATTTATTGATGCTCCGGTCTCTGGCGGTCAAGCAGGAGCAGAAAATGGTGTGCTTACAATTATGTGCGGTGGTGAACAAGCCGTGTTTGAGCAAGTAGCACCGATTATGGATGTCTATGCTAAGCAAAGCACCTTACTAGGTGAAAATGGTCAAGGCCAACGTTGTAAAATGGTCAACCAGATTTGTATTGCTGGCGTCTTGCAAGGTTTGAGTGAGGCTTTGATTTTGGCAGAAAAATCTGGCCTAGATATCGCTCAAGTGGTGGATACGCTTAAGTTTGGTGCGGCGGGCTCTTGGCAAATGGAAAATCGCGCGAGCACGATGGCGCAAGATAAGTTTGATTTTGGTTTCGCGATTGATTGGATGCGTAAAGATCTTGGTTTCTGTTTAGAAGAAGCAGAGCGTCTAGGTGTTGAATTGCCTTTGACAAAAGAGGTTGATCAACGCTACGCCGATCTTCAAAAGCAGGGGCTAGGTCGTATGGATACCTCTGTGCTAATTAAGTCTTTGAAAAACTAG
- a CDS encoding Lpp/OprI family alanine-zipper lipoprotein — MNKMFIAAAATSVLLLAGCASGPDEATTAKLDELSNQVSQLSQDVNALKSDVQKSGSAAMAAQEEAARANERIDNIAQSYTK; from the coding sequence ATGAACAAAATGTTTATCGCAGCTGCAGCGACTTCAGTTCTTCTACTAGCTGGTTGTGCATCAGGTCCAGACGAAGCAACAACTGCAAAACTAGACGAACTAAGCAATCAAGTAAGTCAGCTAAGCCAAGATGTTAACGCTCTAAAATCTGACGTACAAAAATCTGGTAGCGCAGCAATGGCGGCACAAGAAGAAGCAGCACGCGCTAACGAACGTATCGACAACATCGCGCAGTCTTACACTAAATAA